gttttctctttttagttcCTGGGCAAATCCattaaaaaggggaagaaaaataatatagataaTTCAGTTTAGAGAAAACTCAAACCTGTGGAAAATTATTCAAGAGCTCCCAGTGATCCTCAAATGCACAAACTGTTTAGGTGGCCCAGGACTTTGTCAGGTTTTCGAAATGTTCTCACTGCTCCCCCTGAATCTCCACCCACATTTAACAAGCTGCACCATCAGGAATACTCTCTTCTGTGAGCAGCCAGGATACATCAATATgggtatttttgtgtgtttaaggGCTAATATTTTAGAAGACTATCTGGCTATTGACTGTGAAAAGTTTGGATTGGATACTGAGCGACTTCACTTTATAGAGGTTCAGAGGAACCCAGGAAAACATAGGCAAATACACTGAGGTTGAAATAAATGAAGTTTATGATTTATGGGAGGTGGAGGGGATTGGACAGTATGCCTGGATGATGAAAATGATCAAATAATGATTTGGATTCCTAATGAAATCAACAGTCACTTATTTCTCACCCTTGAAATGCTGTGCAAGAAAATTTAAAGTAGCCAACACACTTCATCTTCTAAGAACTCCCGGAGAAGTTGGCAGACTATAGCCAAATCTGGACAATGGCTTTTTTCTGCATGGCCCTCAAGCTAAGAAgtgtctttacattttaaaagtattgtttaaaacaaaaacaaaggctgggcacggtgtttcatgtctgtaatctcagcacttggggagactgGGATAGGTGggttgcttcagctcaggagttcgagaccagcctgggtaacattggtgaaaccccatctctactaaaaatacaaaatattttgctggtcgtggtggcacatgcctgtagtctcagctactcgggaggctgaggtgggaggatcacttgaattcagggtgtcaaggctgtagtgagcagtgatagcagcactgcactccagccggggtgatgcagcaagatcctgtcttgaaCAAGTAAActaactaaaaactaaaaagaatgtGTGACAGAGACTATATATGGCCTTTAAACCCTAAGCTATTTGTTATCTAGCCCTTTTGCTGTGTTATAAATTTCTCCAGAGACACAGATATTGTATAGGCCTCTTATCGAACAATGCAAATTGAGAACTAAAGAAAAGGAGATCTTCACAAGAAAATGTTCTAACCAAGCTCTTTCCACTGTTCCAAACACAAAACTTAGAAGGTCCAGGAGAAAAAAAGCCCAAAACTCCATGTGTGATGGAGCAGGGGTATAATAATCAGAGCTGACACTCATTCAGCATTTACTACCTGCCTGGAAGTGATCTTAAATATGTTCTACAGGTTTCTATTAATTTGCTACATTTACAGCTATAAAGATGAGGCCCAGATAGAGAATGAATAACTTGCCAAAGCTTATATAGCTATGAAGTGGCAGCTCTAAATTTTAAACCTAGAAACATGGCCTCAGCTCCATTATGGAGGGAAAATCCTTGAAGAGGTGAGAAAAGAACTATCTTCAAAGCTTGGAAGAGGCAGTGTCAAGTTGTTCCTACACCTAGCAAACAGCCACTAAAAGAGCTCTAAGTTAATTGTGGGAAGAGGCTTCTGGCCCCATGGAtcaaaagtgttttttgttgttgttgtttttctgaatcCAATCTTAAGTTTCTAAAAACTTTATAAGAGTATCCAGCCCTTTGAATGTGAGGACTTTTTTGCTCATCTGTGATGGTGGATATCACAAAAATTATGCacagacttttcttctttctttcccttctttcctttttttttttttttttttgagacagagtctcactctgtcaccaggactggagtgcagtagcgtgatctcggctcactgcaacttcagcctcccaaggagctgggatttttttgagacggagtcttgctctgtagcccaggctggagtgcagtggcacgatcttgggttcaagcgattctcctgcctcagcctctcgacgagctgggattacaggcgcctgccaccatgtgtttttagtagagacgtggcttcaccatgttggccaggcttgtctggaactgctgacctcgtgattcgtccgcgtcggcctcccaaagtgcaaagtgctgggattacagatgtgaaccactgcgccctccctttttccttccttccttcttcccttccttccttccttccttccttccttccttccttctttccttcctttgttttcttttgtcagcTATCCTTAGTGATCCTGTATTTTaggtgtggcccaagacaattcttcttcttccaatgtggcccagggaagccaaaagattggacaccgcTGCACCAGTTGCTGGGATACACGCCTCTTTGCAAGAGTGAATCCAATATGAGAAGGGAAGGCACAGATACGTGTCTGAGCTGGCTGAGAGCACTAGGGAGAAAAATTGCCTTCACATCTCTGCCAGATATCTCCTAGGTCAAGATGTGTACTTCGAAAAGTTTAAGAGCAAAATGAGGTCATGTTGTTAGTCACATATGTAGAGCACATGAGAAAACTCTAAACAGCTGGGAATACTGGACAAGTTTGGTTAGAAACCAGGAAGAGCTTTAAAATACCGCTTGAAGTTTAATACCCAGACTGATtctctctgaaaaagaaagaaagaaaatatctcatGAAAATCCAACTCCACAATCTATGACAAGCATATGGtgaaatgacaagaaaatattttttaaggtcCACTTACAGAGCTAGAagttcatttcacagatgacagCATGCAGTGGGTTAAAGTATCCCTCTTCAGAGGCCCACTACCTAACACATGGCTTTCTAAACATTACGTTGAAAGAGAACAAAAGTGTCGAGCTTTTTGTCAAAACTGTTACTTGCATGGGGTACAATGGCAACTTTGTTACGTGCATATGCTCCATGGTGGTCAAGTTACATGGGCTATACAAGAGCTAAATAGCTTACATTGTACCAATTAAGTAacatcattcattccttcctcccttctgagtccTCATTGTCTATTGTTCCACTCTTATGCGTGCAGTTTTTAGagcctctgttttttgttttttttgaggcggagtctcgctctgtagcccaggctaggggtcagtggcgcgatcttggctcactgcaacctgtgcctcccaggttcaagcgagcctcctgcctcagcctcccgagtagctggcactacaggggcgtgccaccacggccggcagtttttttttttagtagacacgggttttcaccgtgttagccaggatggtcttgatctcctgaccttgtgatccgcccgcctcggcctcacaagaGCCTGTGGAAACATTGTACTACTTGTTGCCTTCCGTAGGGACAGGTAAACACGCAAGAGACATTCCACAAGGATAAAAACAGGAATACTTTTCAAAACTAAACTTCATCTATACAATTGTCCCTATGACATGTCTTTTTTGAGTGATAATACTTATCAATAGGAGCAGGTTCTGTATGTGGAATTGACTTAGCATACCAACAGCCTGTGACCTGACTCCTGCATTACAGTGTGTTGAGCCACTACCATGTTTTGTCCACAACTTGTATTTAACATGGAGCTAAGACACGTCTCAAAAGCTACAGCTTCCTTTTGGTGACAATTGAGGGGCTCTGAAAAGAGCCTTTTGAGGTTGGACAGACTTTTTGGgctgataaaatatttatgcCCTCTCCCCTCGGATTCGGCGCGCAAGCTGGATGTCTTTAGGCATAATAGTGACGCGCTTGGCGTGAATGGCGCACAGGTTGGTGTCCTCAAATAGCCCCACTAGGTAGGCCTCGCAAGCCTCCTGCAGCGCCATCACCGCCGAGCTCTGGAAGCGCAGATCGGTCTTAAAGTCCTGTGCGATCTCCCGTACCAAGCGCTGAAAAGGTAGCTTCCGGATTAGCAACTCGGTCGACTTCTGGTAGCGGCGGATCTCGCGCAGGGCCACGGTGCCGGGGCGGTAGCGGTGGGGCTTCTTGACACCACCGGTGGCCGGAGCGCTCTTGCGAGCCGCCTTGGTGGCCAGCTGCTTGCGCGGTGCTTTGCCGCCAGTGGACTTGCGAGCTGTCTGCTTTGTTCGTGCCATGGCTAAGTAGACCTAACTACTCAacacaaatgagagaaaaaaaactgatCATCCCGTTATTTATAGCTGCCCTCGCGTTCTGATTGGACACTAGACTGTGCCATGCCACGCCTCACACACGGAATTGGCTCCCAGTTTAATCTGCTAGTGGAAGGGAGACATTCCGCCTGTTTTGGGTCAAGAAACGTAAAATGGTTTTACTagctagagaaaaacaaaaacggaaacaaaaaaaaaaatcccccaaaactCTAGGATTTTTCATGCATCAAAATCCTGTTTAAATATAAGCTTGATAAATCTAAACTTGCCTTGCACTATTTTAATTATGAGGTGTCATTACTGATTTGACAAAAAAAGAACGTGAAGGAAAAGTGAAACTAGAGTAAATTTGTAAATGGAGGCATTGAAGGGGATATGAAATTCGAGCGTTGCGGTATGCCAGTATTTCTCAATTTAAACGTACCTAATGTTTTAGAAGTTGGccgactttttctgtaaagggcgaTATTAAAGCATTTTGGGCGTTGCGGACCAGTGTCATAGTTACACAGCCCTCGCATTTGTAGCGGGAGAGACCGGCCGTTTCACTATTacttttccaaaaaccagaggCGTTATAGATTTGGCCGTCTATCAGAGAATCCGGCACTTTTAACCACCAAGTAATGCTGAAAGGGGCACCGAACCTCAACCTTTAGCGACTGCTTATGTGGAATCGCTAATTTGCCAAAACTGCCATACGTTTAGATGTTCTTAGGAAATTAAGGGTCTTTAGTCTACAGCTCTTTCACAGACTTCATGGGTGGCCCTGAGAAGGGCCTTTGAGGAACCGTGTAAGTAAAACACTCAGCCGCCAAAGCCATAGAGGGTGCGGCCCTGGCGCTTGAGCGCATAAACCACGTCCATGGCCGTGACTGTCTTGCGTTTGGCGTGCTCCGTGTAGGTAACTGCATCGCGGATTACATTCTCCAAAAATACTTTAAGAACTCCGCGCGTTTCCTCGTATATAAGGCCTGAGATGCGCTTAACGCCTCCACGCCGTGCCAGGCGTCGGATGGCGGGCTTGGTGATGCCCTGAATGTTGTCGCGCAGAACTTTGCGGTGGCGCTTAGCGCCTCCTTTGCCCAGACCCTTCCCGCCTTTGCCGCGCCCGGACATGGCTCGTACTAAACAAAATGCAGCAGGGCAAGTCTCGCAGCAGTACTTTTTATAGTAATAAATCGGACCTGATTGAGAACCCTCCACACCAGCTGCATCCGGTCAGCCAATTCACAGACCTTGCGCCCTGCCCACGACTtcaggaaaaaatggaaaggggGGTGCTTAAACTCCAGATTCTAAAAATGATGCCCAGTTAAAAATTACTCAGCTCATCTTGCCCTTCTGCAGTGTTTTAGGCTGACCACCGCTGCATTCCGTTGTCTGGG
The sequence above is drawn from the Nomascus leucogenys isolate Asia chromosome 22a, Asia_NLE_v1, whole genome shotgun sequence genome and encodes:
- the LOC100596554 gene encoding histone H3.1 isoform X1, yielding MARTKQTARKSTGGKAPRKQLATKAARKSAPATGGVKKPHRYRPGTVALREIRRYQKSTELLIRKLPFQRLVREIAQDFKTDLRFQSSAVMALQEACEAYLVGLFEDTNLLVLLIMSGRGKGGKGLGKGGAKRHRKVLRDNIQGITKPAIRRLARRGGVKRISGLIYEETRGVLKVFLENVIRDAVTYTEHAKRKTVTAMDVVYALKRQGRTLYGFGG
- the LOC100596554 gene encoding histone H3.1 isoform X2, yielding MARTKQTARKSTGGKAPRKQLATKAARKSAPATGGVKKPHRYRPGTVALREIRRYQKSTELLIRKLPFQRLVREIAQDFKTDLRFQSSAVMALQEACEAYLVGLFEDTNLCAIHAKRVTIMPKDIQLARRIRGERA
- the LOC100596893 gene encoding histone H3.1-like, with product MARTKQTARKSTGGKAPRKQLATKAARKSAPATGGVKKPHRYRPGTVALREIRRYQKSTELLIRKLPFQRLVREIAQDFKTDLRFQSSAVMALQEACEAYLVGLFEDTNFCLVRAMSGRGKGGKGLGKGGAKRHRKVLRDNIQGITKPAIRRLARRGGVKRISGLIYEETRGVLKVFLENVIRDAVTYTEHAKRKTVTAMDVVYALKRQGRTLYGFGG